CGGCCAATTCCACGCACTCGGTCGTGGGATCGGCCGCGCCGATGGACATCGGCGGCAAGAAGATGGCCGGGTTCGCGGCGGGCGTGATCGACTCGTTCCAGTACTACGGCGGCGCGATCTCGCTGGCCGTCACCGGCCGCGTGCTGGACGCGACGAAGGAGCAGTACGGCTACACCTTCTGGTACGTCATCATGGCGGGGTTCGGCGTGCTCGGCGGCTTCACGATGTGGATGGTCACCCGGAAGCAGCGCCGGCGGCGGATCGTGGCGGGCTAGGGGACGAAAGGAGCGTGGCTCATGAAAAGAGGGTTGTGGATCGCGGGATGCGCGCTGGCGCTGGCGGGGGCCGCCGGGGCGGCGGAGCCGAAAAAGGTTTCCATCAAAGGGTCCAACACGTTCGGCGAGGAGCTGGGCCCCGCGCTGATCGCGGAGTTCCGGAAGAGCCGCCCGGACATCGAGATCGCCCTGGAATCCAAGGGCAGCGGCTCCGGCTTCGCCGCGCTGCTCGCAGGCGAATGCGACATCGCCTCGTCCTCGCGCTCGGTGAACGCGGACGAGCGGCGCCTGGCCGCGAAGCGCAAGCTGGCGCTCCGGAACTACACGATCGGCTACTACGGCGTCGCCGTGATCGTCCATCCCGACAATCCGCTGAAGAACCTGACCACGCGCCAGGTGCGCAGCCTGTTCACCGGCCAGACGAAGAACTGGAAGGAGATCGGCGGTCCCGACGCGCCGGTGAACCTGTACATCCGCGATCCCGTCTCCGGCACGCACCTCGGGTTCCGCGAGTTGGCCATGGCCGACAAGCCGTACGCCGGCCGCGTGAAGATGTTCGACAACTACATGGCCATTGCCGACGCCGTCGCCGCCGACCCGGCCGGCATCGGCTACGCGGACATGGCCGTCGCGCGCCGCGACGGGATCCGCTCCGTCGGCATCGGCAAGGTGAAGCCCAGTGTCGGCTCGATCAACGACGGCACCTATCCGTATGCCCGCCAACTGCACCTCTACACCGTCCGGGGCCGCGAGTCGAAAGAGGCCAAGGCGTTCATCGACTACATCCGGTCGCGCGCCGGTCAGAAAAAACTGACGGAACTCGGCTATATCCGGCGATTCGAGTAACCGCCGCCGCCCCTCTTCCTTGACAATCCGCCCGGCCTTTTTACACTGGCCGGGCAGTCTATTCCTGAAAGAGAGGACGTGTTTATGCGGAATCGCACGGGTTGGTGGGGGGTGGTGCTGGCGGGTTCGGCCGGGCAGGCTTTCGCCCAGGCCGGGGCGGCGGCCCCGGCGGCTTCGAACCAGGGCATGAACCTGGTGGAGATCTTCAAGGCGGGCGGCTGGCCCATGTACCCGCTGGCGGCGCTGTCCGTGCTCGGCCTCGCGCTGGTGCTTTACTTCCTGCTTGTCCTGCGCGCCGAGGCCGTGGCCCCGCGCCGCTGGCTGCAGAAGGTCTTCGAGCTGATCCGGCAGGGCCACGCGGACGAGGCCCGCGGCCTCTGCGACGGCCGGCCCTCGCCGCTGGCCGCCGTGACCGCCGCCGCGCTGGACTACGTCGCCGATGCCAAGCCGGTCCAGCCCGACATGCTCAAGGAGATCATGGTCGGCGAGGGCATCCGCCAGGCAACCCGCATCCAGAACCAGGTCCAGTACCTGATGGACATCGCGGTGATCGCGCCCATGATCGGCCTGCTCGGCACCGTGGTCGGCATGCTTCAGGCCTTCAACGCGGTCGCGCTCGACCTGGCCAAGGCCAAGCCGATGCTGCTCGCGGGCGGCGTGTCGCTGGCCCTGATCACCACCGTCGCGGGACTCATCGTCGCGATCCCGGCGATGATCTTCTTCGCCTACTTCCGCAACCGGGCCTCGGCGCTCGTCGCCCGCCTGGAAATGGCCTCGACCGACCTGCTGACCCACCTGCTGGGGCGCGCGCCATGAATTTCCGGCCCGCGATCCGGCAGGAGTCCGGCGCGTTCCCCCTCGCGCCGATGATGGACGTGATCTTCCTGCTCCTGTGCTTCTTCGTCACCACACAGATCTTCGCGCAGTGGGAGACGGAGATCGACATCACCCTGCCCACGGCGGAGACCGGGCAGATGCCGCAGCGACTGCCGGGCGAGATCATCGTCAACATCCTCCCCTCCGGCGGCGCGGTGGTGAATAGCCAGGACCTCGACGACGCCGCGCTCGGCGCGATGCTCAAGCGGCTGGCCTCGCTGTTCCCCGGCCAGCCGGTCGTGCTGCGGGCGGACAAGGCTGTCGCCTACGAGCACGTTGTGCGCGTCCTGGACCTTTGCCGCAAGGCCGACATCTGGAACATCTCCTTCGCCACCAGCCTGCCGGAGAGCCCGGCGGCCCCCTGACCGGACCATGCGTTTTTCCGCGAAGCTTCTGACGGGTTTAGGCTTCCTCGCCGCCCTCGCGGCCGGGGCGCAGACCAACCCGCCTGTCGCCGACCGCATGCAGTTTGCGGACGGGCTCTACGTGCGGGGCATGTACGACCTCGCGGTGAAGGAGTACCTGCTGGTCATCCGCGACGAGCCGCCGGGCGTGCCGCTCGACACCGCGCTGTTCCGCGCCGGCGAGTGCCACCGCCAGCTGGGCCGGAAGGAAATGGCCGAGCGGTATTACAAGCGGATCCTCGCGGATTTCCCGCAGAGCCCGCACCGGTTCCTGGCCGAATTCCGGCGCGCCGAGCTGTTCATCTCGGCGGGCCAGCACCTGGACGGCATCAACCTGCTGCGTGCTCTGCTCGAGGCCGGCCCGCCGGCCGACGTGGCCGCCTCGGCGGAGTACTTTCTCGGCACGAGTCTCGACAAGCTGGGCCAGGCCGGCGAGGCGGAGCAGCATCTGAAGACGGTGATCGATAAGTATCCGAAGTCGCCGTTTTACGGCTACGCCTGCCATGCGCTGGCCGACCTGGGCCAGCGGAACGGGAGGCCCGCCGCGGAGGTCCGCGAGCTGTATCGCCGGGCCGCGGAGCAGCCCGCGACGCCGCGCGCCGGGGCCGAGGCGCTCTTCCAGTGGGCCGAGCACGCGTTCAAGGCGGGCGATTTCGAGGAGAGCGCGAAGGCCTACGAGCAGCTTCTGGAGAAGTATCCCGACGACCGGCGCGTGCCCGAGGCGCGGCTCCAGATCGCGTGGGCGTTCCTGCAGTCCGGCAAGAACACGGCCGCGCTCAAGCTGGCCGAGGAGCGCATGGCGGCGGGGGAGGCGGCCGGCCGGGAGGACTGGTTGTACATCAAGGCCAATGCCCTGCGCCAGCTGCAGCGGACCGACCTGGCCCTCGCGGCCTATGACGAACTCCTCGCGCAGTTTCCCGGGGGGGGGCGGCGCGCGGCGGCCTCCTATGAAAAGGCGCTCATCGTTTTCCGGCGCGGGCAATTCGAGAAAGTTATCGAGCAGTTGGCGGGTCTCGATCCGGCGCCCGCGGTCGAGGAGGATCGCGGCTGGCTCCTGGCGGAATCGTATGCCGCGCTGAACCGCTCGGCGGAGGCCCTGGAACAGTTCAAGGCGCTGGGGGAGAAATTCCCGGAGAGCGGGCGCGCGGCGCAGGCGCTGTATCGCCGGGCGGAGCTTCAGCAGGCGGCGGGCGACTTCGACGCCGCCGCGGCGGCCTGCCGGAAGATCGCGGATAAATACCCGCGGCACCCGCTGGTCCCGGATGCGCTCTTCACCGCCGGGTACTGCCATGCCCGCCTGAATCGGCACGACGAGGCCCTGCGCGACTGGACCGCGCTGCTGGACAAGCACCCGGATTACCGACAGGCCGACGTGGCGCTCTACCAGGTCGCCGTCGCGCAGATCCAACTCGGGAGGGAGAGCGACGCGCGCCGGACGCTCGAGCGGCTGCTGAAGGATTACTCGAAGACCGATCGCGCGGTGGACGCCCTGGTCGCGTTGTCGATCCTGCACGAGCAGGCGGGCAAGCTGGACAAGGCCGAGGAAGCGGTGCGCGACGCGCTGGCCCGGAAGCCGGCGGAGACCGAGTTACCCAGGCTCAAGTTCCGGCTGGCGACGCTGCTGCAGAAGCAGGGCCGCGAGGACGAATCGGCGGCGATGCTCCAGACGCTGTTGGACACCCCGGTCCGCCGCGACATGCCGCCCGCGATGCTGGAATGGCTCGCGGATCTCCAGTTGCGGCACGAGGCGCCGGCGGACGCCCTGAAGGCGGCGCAGGCTCTGGTGGACCAGGCCGGCACGCCGGACTGGAAGCAGATCGGCTGGTACTGGGTCGGCCGCAGCCGGGAGGCCGCGGGGGAGCAGGACCGCGCCCTCGAGGCCTACGCGCGGGCGCTGGACCAGGACGCGCGGACACAGGAGTCCGCGGAGGCCGCCCTGCGCCTCGGAGATCTGCGCCTGGCGGCCGGCGATGCGGCGCTGGCGGGGACGGCCTACCAGCAGGCCGCCGAGCGCGCCACGGCGCCGGAGTCCATGCCCCTGCGCGCCCGCAGCTACTTCGGGCTGGGCCGGGCCGCCGCTGCCCGCGGGCAGTGGGAGGACGCCGCGCGGTATTACATGAGCGTCGCCGTGCTCTTCGACGATCCCGACCTGGCGCCGCACAGCCTCTTCGAGGCCGCCGCCGCGTTCGAGAAAGCCGGCCGTCCCGGCGAGCAACGGAAGGCGCTGGAGGAACTGGGCGCCCGCTATCCTGGAAGCGAATGGGCGGAGAAAATGGCCGGGCGGGCCGGGGCGGATTCCCCTCCTGATGGTGCAAAACGTTAGGCCATGTTTTATAAAATGTGTCCGGGTATAAGTATGTGTTACTTATTGATAATAAGAATGATGTGATATTTGCTAATCGGGCCGTGTTGTTTTTCATCGGTCACCTTTTATAAAAGGTGGCCGCCCGGAAATAATGCGATCGGGGGAGGGGCATGAACCAGCAGGAATGGAACATTAAAATGCCGGCTGCGGCGTGCGCCTCGTGCGGGAAAAGCTTTGCCGACCGGGAAGCCATTTATTCCCGGCTGACCTTCGGGGCGGAAGGTTACCAGCGGGACGACTGCTGCGCGGGCTGCTGGCCCGAGGCGCAGAAGACGCCGTCGTTGAGTTCGTGGAAGAGCGCCTACCGTATGCCGGCCCCCCCGCCGCCGGAAGCCATCCAGCGCGAGACCGCGGAATCCATGCTGCGGCAGTTCATGGAGACCGAGGACCCGTCCCGCCGGAATGCCATCTATATCCTCGCCGTGATGCTCGAGCGGCGGCGGATCCTCGTCGAGCGCGACGTGAAAACACGCGAGGACGGCATGAAGGTGCGCTTCTACGAGCACCGGAGTACCGGGGAGACCTTTGTGGTCCCTGATCCCGGCCTGCGGCTGGACGAACTCGAGCATGTCCAGCAGGAAGTGATCGCGCTGCTTGGCGTTCCGTCCGCCAAGGCTCCGGAAAGCGCCTCGCCGACTGAACATGCTTCCTGATCCGCCAGAGCGATCCGGTTCCCCTAAGTCCATTTTGTCGTGGCTTCCCGCCGTGATGCTCTTGCTGGTCGGCGTTCTCGTGTACGCCAACAGCCTCCAGGGACCGTTGCTTCTGGATGATCACGGCAACATCGCGGCCAATCCCGGCATCCGCCGCCTTTGGCCATTAAGTGCGGCCTTGGCGCCGCCGCCGGGCCCCATTTCTTTTTACACGCGGCCGGTCCTCAATTTGACCATGGCCTGGGACTACGCGCACTCGGGGACGGGCGTCGCCGGCTACCGCCGCACCAA
This portion of the Kiritimatiellia bacterium genome encodes:
- a CDS encoding phosphate ABC transporter substrate-binding protein, translating into MKRGLWIAGCALALAGAAGAAEPKKVSIKGSNTFGEELGPALIAEFRKSRPDIEIALESKGSGSGFAALLAGECDIASSSRSVNADERRLAAKRKLALRNYTIGYYGVAVIVHPDNPLKNLTTRQVRSLFTGQTKNWKEIGGPDAPVNLYIRDPVSGTHLGFRELAMADKPYAGRVKMFDNYMAIADAVAADPAGIGYADMAVARRDGIRSVGIGKVKPSVGSINDGTYPYARQLHLYTVRGRESKEAKAFIDYIRSRAGQKKLTELGYIRRFE
- a CDS encoding MotA/TolQ/ExbB proton channel family protein, translated to MRNRTGWWGVVLAGSAGQAFAQAGAAAPAASNQGMNLVEIFKAGGWPMYPLAALSVLGLALVLYFLLVLRAEAVAPRRWLQKVFELIRQGHADEARGLCDGRPSPLAAVTAAALDYVADAKPVQPDMLKEIMVGEGIRQATRIQNQVQYLMDIAVIAPMIGLLGTVVGMLQAFNAVALDLAKAKPMLLAGGVSLALITTVAGLIVAIPAMIFFAYFRNRASALVARLEMASTDLLTHLLGRAP
- a CDS encoding biopolymer transporter ExbD, coding for MNFRPAIRQESGAFPLAPMMDVIFLLLCFFVTTQIFAQWETEIDITLPTAETGQMPQRLPGEIIVNILPSGGAVVNSQDLDDAALGAMLKRLASLFPGQPVVLRADKAVAYEHVVRVLDLCRKADIWNISFATSLPESPAAP
- a CDS encoding tetratricopeptide repeat protein — encoded protein: MRFSAKLLTGLGFLAALAAGAQTNPPVADRMQFADGLYVRGMYDLAVKEYLLVIRDEPPGVPLDTALFRAGECHRQLGRKEMAERYYKRILADFPQSPHRFLAEFRRAELFISAGQHLDGINLLRALLEAGPPADVAASAEYFLGTSLDKLGQAGEAEQHLKTVIDKYPKSPFYGYACHALADLGQRNGRPAAEVRELYRRAAEQPATPRAGAEALFQWAEHAFKAGDFEESAKAYEQLLEKYPDDRRVPEARLQIAWAFLQSGKNTAALKLAEERMAAGEAAGREDWLYIKANALRQLQRTDLALAAYDELLAQFPGGGRRAAASYEKALIVFRRGQFEKVIEQLAGLDPAPAVEEDRGWLLAESYAALNRSAEALEQFKALGEKFPESGRAAQALYRRAELQQAAGDFDAAAAACRKIADKYPRHPLVPDALFTAGYCHARLNRHDEALRDWTALLDKHPDYRQADVALYQVAVAQIQLGRESDARRTLERLLKDYSKTDRAVDALVALSILHEQAGKLDKAEEAVRDALARKPAETELPRLKFRLATLLQKQGREDESAAMLQTLLDTPVRRDMPPAMLEWLADLQLRHEAPADALKAAQALVDQAGTPDWKQIGWYWVGRSREAAGEQDRALEAYARALDQDARTQESAEAALRLGDLRLAAGDAALAGTAYQQAAERATAPESMPLRARSYFGLGRAAAARGQWEDAARYYMSVAVLFDDPDLAPHSLFEAAAAFEKAGRPGEQRKALEELGARYPGSEWAEKMAGRAGADSPPDGAKR